A window from Solanum stenotomum isolate F172 chromosome 5, ASM1918654v1, whole genome shotgun sequence encodes these proteins:
- the LOC125864195 gene encoding probable protein phosphatase 2C 55 produces MAACISSLGHDQCSSKIKFDKLFNLPRYKRYFDFSSHEINNNPENHSNKKLKFSHDDEFINVEFSSNKLPCLKMVVGSLYLPKDNPNKPLGEDAHFIHELYQTIGVADGVGGWVKQGIYAGIYARELMKNSFVATYDESMKGHVNPKRVLEEAYKNTNSKGSSTACIITLNSVKNTIVAANVGDSGFFLIRKGKIIYKSPIQQRVFGCPYQLGNCNSDNPSVAQEMELNIEKDDILMVGTDGMLDNIFESEIEEIVRRAIDQNLKAEELASQIGNIALYNSFDRFAYTPFSRASEGRYKGGKIDDITVIVAYIQ; encoded by the coding sequence atggCTGCATGTATTTCATCATTAGGTCATGATCAATGttcttccaaaataaaattcGATAAACTTTTCAACTTGCCACGCTACAAGAGATATTTCGACTTCTCTTCtcatgaaattaataataatcCAGAAAATCATAGTAACAAGAAACTCAAATTTAGTCATGATGATGAATTTATCAACGTCGAATTTAGTAGTAACAAATTACCATGCCTAAAAATGGTTGTTGGATCTTTATACTTACCTAAAGATAATCCAAATAAGCCTTTAGGTGAAGATGCACACTTTATACATGAATTATACCAAACTATTGGTGTTGCTGATGGTGTTGGTGGTTGGGTGAAACAGGGGATTTACGCTGGAATATACGCTAGAGAGCTTATGAAGAATTCATTTGTCGCTACATATGATGAATCAATGAAAGGTCATGTAAACCCTAAaagggttcttgaagaagcatACAAAAACACAAATTCAAAAGGATCGTCTACGGCTTGTATTATAACTCTTAACTCGGTGAAAAATACTATAGTTGCTGCTAATGTTGGTGATagtggattttttttaatcagaaAGGGAAAAATTATATACAAGTCACCAATACAACAACGAGTATTTGGGTGTCCATATCAATTGGGAAATTGCAATTCAGATAATCCTAGCGTTGCTCAGGAGATGGAATTAAACATTGAGaaagatgatattttgatgGTTGGGACGGATGGAATGCttgataatatatttgaaagtgAGATAGAGGAAATTGTTCGAAGAGCGATAGACCAAAATTTAAAGGCAGAGGAGTTGGCTAGTCAAATTGGGAACATTGCTTTGTATAATTCATTTGATAGATTTGCATATACACCATTTTCTAGAGCATCTGAGGGACGATATAAAGGAGGAAAAATTGATGATATTACTGTTATTGTTGCttatatacaataa
- the LOC125865408 gene encoding uncharacterized protein LOC125865408 — translation MGFKAMGFFFILFPEDESTIITKNKQKTNLSPLKSINTLFRAQLIISICVFLIFITFLLFTISTFEPSSRFKLQNSKSPSFQQHALQGMGTLFRKGTRSMSDLIVAHVIESVTVQELKLFTKLIYRSKISSKSDILFVFPKKSILFENTIVEENTSFFKLINGYEYNSTTFNSTHNKANANEEPIWGRKKQSNFIDEDYNSTESIQLSYGSVIGFYAYELDPENSLSGFMDHVPMNLRRWACYPMLFGRIRRNFKHIILVNVKEIFLLGDSPSRIKNLSHDSVLVFRRKNFEKTHKKQASPEIIMGGLRGIRRLSNAMLIKIIQESMQHKKKNSINESVLFNQLIGNEFMLKNVELNLDESIVELSSLSEFDKKSGSLLILKFFIISRGNSNVDINYVIKKYLCS, via the coding sequence atGGGATTTAAAGCAATGGGattcttcttcattttattcCCAGAAGATGAATCCACCATTATCACCAAAAACAAGCAAAAAACAAATCTTTCTCCATTAAAATCCATCAACACTCTGTTTAGAGCACAATTGATAATCTCAATTTGTGTTTTTCTCATCTTCATCACTTTTCTCCTCTTTACAATCTCAACTTTTGAACCATCttcaagattcaaacttcaaaattcaaaatctccATCATTTCAACAACATGCATTGCAAGGAATGGGTACTCTGTTCAGAAAAGGAACAAGATCCATGAGTGATTTAATTGTAGCCCATGTAATTGAATCTGTCACTGTTCAAGAACTGAAATTGTTCACAAAACTCATTTACAGATCCAAAATCAGCTCAAAATCCGACATTTTGTTCGTTTTCCCGAAAAAATCCATTCTTTTTGAAAACACCATTGTTGAAGAAAACACCTCGTTCTTCAAACTCATCAATGGCTACGAATACAATTCTACCACTTTCAACTCGACCCATAATAAAGCGAATGCAAATGAAGAACCCATCTGGGGTCGCAAAAAACAGAGCAATTTCATTGATGAAGACTACAACAGTACTGAGTCAATTCAATTGAGTTATGGGTCAGTTATCGGGTTTTACGCCTATGAACTTGACCCGGAAAATTCATTATCCGGGTTTATGGATCATGTTCCAATGAATTTAAGAAGATGGGCTTGTTATCCAATGCTATTTGGTCGAATCAGAAGAAATTTCAAGCATATAATATTAGTGAATGTGAAAGAAATTTTCCtactcggtgattcaccgagtCGAATCAAGAATCTTAGTCATGACTCAGTTCTTGTTTTTCGAAGAAAAAACTTCGAAAAAACTCATAAAAAACAGGCAAGCCCAGAAATTATCATGGGCGGATTAAGAGGAATTCGAAGATTATCGAATGCAATGTTAATAAAAATCATTCAAGAATCGATGCAACACAAGAAGAAGAACTCGATTAACGAGTCAGTTCTGTTCAATCAACTCATTGGAAATGAGTTTATGCTGAAGAATGTTGAGTTGAATTTGGACGAGTCAATTGTTGAACTGAGTTCACTCAGTGAGTTTGATAAAAAATCAGGTTCTTTATtaatattgaaattttttattattagtcGTGGAAATAGTAATGTTgatattaattatgttattaagAAGTACTTATGTTCATAG
- the LOC125866119 gene encoding triacylglycerol lipase SDP1-like, which produces MDISNEAKVEFISIGPSSIVGRTIAFRVLFCKSISQLRHNIFHFLIYYLYKIKNCLSYYLTPLIKWFHPRNPQGILALVTLLAFLLRRYTNVKIRADMVYKRKFWRNMMKSALTYEEWAHAAKMLEKETPKMNEAEFYDEELVVNKLQELQHRRNEGSLRDIMFFMRADLVRNLGNMCNPQLHKGRLHVPKLIKEYIDEVSTQLKMVCDYDSDEILLEEKLAFMHETRHAFGRTALLLSGGASLGAFHVGVVKTLVEHKLMPRIIAGSSVGSIMCSVVATRSWPELQSFFEDSWHVLQPFEQMGGILTVFRRIMRQGAVHEIRQLQVMLRHLTNNLTFQEAYDMTGRVLGITVCSPRKHEPPRCLNYLTSPHVVIWSAVTASCAFPGLFEAQELMAKDRSGNLVPYHPPFHLEPDQAAASGSSARRWRDGSLEIDLPMMQLKELFNVNHFIVSQANPHIAPLLRIKEFIRAYGGNFAAKLAHLTEMEVKHRCNQVLELGFPLRGLAKLFAQDWEGDVTVVMPATLAQYLKIIQNPSTLEVQKAANQGRRCTWEKLSAIKANCGIELALDECVAILNHMRRLKRSAERAAAASQGMSSSTVKLNASRRIPSWNCIARENSTGSLEEEFHADPASSLHHHNAGRNWRCNNKNAAHDHHGSDSESESADNNSWTRSGGPLMRTTSADKFIDYVQNLEMHPSQRSNRGLSIDLNNVVVREPLSPSPRVTTPDRRSDTEFDQRDIRIIVAEGDLLQTERTNNGIVFNVVRRGDLTPSNRSLDSENNSCFHDPVAECVQLENPQKDMDISSASEDGETENAVLDEVTKNQII; this is translated from the exons ATGGATATAAGTAATGAGGCTAAAGTAGAGTTCATTTCCATAGGACCTTCTTCAATTGTAGGTCGAACAATAGCCTTTCGAGTCTTGTTTTGCAAATCAATATCGCAGTTGAGGCAcaacatttttcatttcttgatATATTACTTGTACAAGATCAAGAATTGTCTGTCATACTACTTGACACCTTTGATCAAATGGTTTCACCCGCGTAATCCACAAGGGATATTAGCATTAGTAACACTTCTAGCCTTCTTGTTGAGGCGATATACGAATGTAAAAATCAGGGCTGATATGGTTTATAAGAGGAAATTTTGGAGGAATATGATGAAATCTGCATTAACTTATGAGGAATGGGCTCATGCTGCGAAAATGTTGGAGAAAGAGACACCTAAAATGAATGAAGCAGAGTTTTATGATGAAGAGTTAGTTGTAaataaacttcaagaacttcaacatCGTCGTAATGAAGGATCTTTAAGAGACATTATGTTCTTTATGAGGGCTGATCTTGTGAGAAATCTTGGCAATATGTGTAATCCACAGCTTCATAAGGGTAGGCTTCATGTGCCTAAACTTATTAAGGAGTATATTGATGAGGTTTCAACTCAGTTGAAAATGGTATGTGATTATGATTCTGATGAGATTTTGTTGGAGGAGAAGCTTGCTTTTATGCATGAAACAAGACATGCTTTTGGTAGGACAGCATTGCTTTTAAGCGGGGGAGCGTCTTTGGGAGCTTTTCATGTTGGTGTGGTTAAGACATTGGTTGAGCACAAGCTTATGCCAAGGATAATTGCTGGTTCGAGTGTTGGATCGATTATGTGTTCTGTAGTTGCTACGCGGTCTTGGCCTGAGCTGCAGAGTTTTTTTGAGGATTCTTGGCATGTGTTGCAGCCGTTTGAACAGATGGGCGGAATTCTTACTGTTTTCAGGAGGATCATGAGACAAGGGGCTGTACATGAGATTAGGCAGTTGCAGGTGATGTTACGCCATCTCACGAATAATCTTACTTTCCAAGAAGCTTACGATATGACTGGTCGAGTTCTAGGGATTACTGTTTGCTCCCCTAGAAAACATGAACCTCCTAGATGTTTGAACTACTTGACTTCACCTCATGTTGTTATATGGAGTGCTGTGACTGCTTCTTGCGCCTTTCCTGGTCTGTTTGAAGCTCAAGAACTGATGGCAAAGGATAGAAGTGGAAATCTTGTTCCTTATCATCCACCATTTCATTTGGAACCTGATCAGGCTGCAGCTTCTGGTTCATCTGCTCGTCGATGGAGGGATGGTAGCTTGGAGATCGATCTACCTATGATGCAGCTAAAAGAGCTATTCAACGTAAACCACTTTATTGTGAGCCAGGCGAATCCACATATCGCTCCTTTACTCAGGATCAAAGAGTTTATAAGAGCTTATGGAGGCAACTTTGCTGCAAAG CTTGCTCATCTTACTGAGATGGAAGTGAAGCACAGATgcaatcaggtactggaacttgGTTTTCCCTTGAGGGGATTAGCCAAGCTATTTGCTCAAGATTGGGAAGGCGATGTCACCGTTGTAATGCCAGCCACTCTTGCTCAG TACTTAAAGATCATACAGAATCCCTCTACTTTGGAGGTTCAAAAAGCAGCAAATCAAGGGAGGAGATGCACTTGGGAGAAACTATCAGCCATCAAGGCAAATTGTGGAATTGAACTTGCTCTTGATGAGTGTGTAGCAATACTCAACCATATGCGTAGACTAAAAAGGAGCGCGGAGAGAGCAGCTGCTGCTTCACAAGGCATGTCAAGCAGCACAGTCAAACTCAATGCTTCTCGACGTATTCCTTCTTGGAATTGCATTGCAAGAGAGAACTCAACAGGCTCCCTTGAAGAAGAATTTCACGCGGATCCTGCTTCCTCTCTTCATCATCACAATGCTGGTCGAAACTGGCGTTGTAATAACAAGAATGCTGCACATGATCATCATGGTAGTGATAGTGAGTCTGAAAGCGCGGATAATAATTCTTGGACAAGATCAGGTGGTCCATTGATGAGGACAACATCAGCTGATAAGTTTATCGACTATGTACAAAACTTGGAAATGCATCCTTCACAACGATCGAACAGAGGACTGAGTATTGACCTCAACAATGTTGTAGTCAGGGAGCCTCTTTCTCCGAGTCCACGGGTGACAACACCTGATAGGAGATCAGATACAGAATTTGATCAAAGAGACATCAGAATTATCGTTGCTGAAGGTGATTTACTACAGACTGAAAGGACTAACAATGGGATTGTATTCAATGTGGTAAGGAGAGGAGACTTAACTCCATCAAACAGGAGTCTTGATTCAGAAAACAACAGTTGCTTTCATGATCCAGTGGCCGAATGCGTGCAACTCGAAAATCCTCAGAAGGATATGGATATAAGTTCAGCATCAGAAGATGGAGAAACAGAAAATGCAGTACTAGATGAAGTAACAAAAAATCAGATCATCTAA
- the LOC125865560 gene encoding heat stress transcription factor B-3-like: MGELEDECERNLLEYVRKASTPPFLLKTYMLVEDPATDDVISWNSDGSAFIVRQPAEFARDLLPTLFKHSNFSSFVRQLNTYGFSKVTTSQWEFSNDLFRKGEKDLLCDIRRKKAWTNKQQPPNKNNKKEGKDEDQKSSSSTSNSSSSFEYNSLVDENKRLKMENGELSYEVSLVNKKCKELIDLVAILSKNLNEEEKKEGQKGKRPMLFGVRLEVEEEMERKRKRVELNEIASVFLSQTMKIK; the protein is encoded by the exons ATGGGGGAATTAGAGGATGAATGTGAAAGGAATTTGTTAGAGTATGTAAGGAAGGCATCAACACCACCATTCTTGCTAAAAACATACATGTTGGTGGAGGATCCGGCGACGGACGATGTCATTTCTTGGAATTCCGATGGATCGGCGTTTATAGTCCGGCAACCGGCGGAGTTTGCTAGAGATTTGCTTCCAACGCTTTTCAAACATAGCAACTTTTCTAGCTTTGTCCGGCAACTTAATACCTAT GGTTTTAGTAAAGTTACAACAAGTCAGTGGGAGTTCAGCAACGATTTGTTTCGCAAGGGAGAGAAGGATTTACTATGTGATATTCGTCGAAAAAAAGCATGGACAAACAAGCAACAACCTCCtaacaaaaacaacaagaaaGAAGGTAAAGATGAAGATCAAAAGTCATCATCCTCAACTTCTAATTCTTCATCATCATTTGAGTACAATAGCCTCGTTGATGagaataaaaggctcaaaatgGAAAATGGAGAACTAAGCTATGAGGTTTCACTAGTAAATAAGAAATGCAAAGAACTTATTGATCTAGTGGccattttgtcaaaaaatttaaatgaagaagaaaaaaaagaagggcaAAAAGGTAAAAGGCCAATGTTGTTTGGAGTGAGgctagaagttgaagaagaaatggaaaggaagagaaaaagaGTTGAGTTAAATGAAATTGCTAGTGTTTTTCTCTCTCAaactatgaaaataaaatag
- the LOC125866306 gene encoding villin-2-like produces the protein MSISVKDLEPAFQGAGQKPGTEIWRIENFQPVPVPKSEHGKFYSGDSYIVLQTTSGRGGAYWHDIHFWLGKDTSQDEAGTAAIKTVELDAILGGRAVQHREIQGHESDKFLSYFKPCIIPLEGGVASGFKKPEEEVFETRLYVCNGKRVVRMKQVPYARSSLNHDDVFLLDTEDKIYQFNGANSNIQERAKALEVTQILKEKYHDGVCDVAIIDDGNLQAESDSGSFWVLFGGFAPISKKVATDDDIVPERTTAQLYSITDGQVNSLDGELTKSILENDKCHILDCGSEVFMWVGRHTQLEERKSTIQTAEEYLANQNRPKSTHIIRIIQGYETHSFKSNFDSWPSGSTPAPEDGRGKVAALVKQQGAAVKAASKSTSVNEEVPPLLEEGGKIEVWRIDGSAKTLIPKEDIGKFYSGDCYIVLYTYHSHERKEDYYLCWWIGKDSIEEDREMAAQLASTMCNSLKGRPVLGRVYQGKEPPQFVAIFQPMLVLKGGLSSGYKNHIAENGLNDETYASDTVGLFRISGTSSHNNKAVQVDVVATSLNTYECFLLQSSSSVFIWHGKQSTHEQQQLAAKIVEFLKPGVTVKHTKEGTESSAFWLGIGEKQDYTSNKLAPEATREPHLFSYSVNRGKFEVEEIYNFCQDDLLTEDVMVLDTHSEVFVWVGQSTDSKEKQSAFEIGQKYVELAASLEGLSSDVPLYKVTEGNEPCFFTTFFSWDPVKATAHGNSFQKKVMILFGFGHASENHKTNQDGPTQRASALAALNSAFTSSSAAKASSVPKPTGASQGSQRAAAVAALSNVLTEEMKQSNSRGSSLQSSRSPSASPTARTKHARFKESEERSEHQENEVAEHAAETNEEDSDLKPPDEVFSYEQLKAKSENPATGIDTKRREAYLSDEEFESVLGMTKEAFYKVPKWKQDVHKKKVDLF, from the exons ATGTCTATCTCTGTGAAAGATTTGGAACCTGCATTTCAGGGTGCAGGACAGAAACC AGGAACCGAAATTTGGAGAATAGAGAATTTCCAACCAGTTCCTGTGCCAAAATCTGAACATGGTAAATTCTACTCGGGTGATTCATATATTGTCTTGCAG ACAACTTCTGGCAGAGGAGGAGCTTATTGGCATGATATACATTTCTGGCTTGGAAAGGATACTAGTCAG GATGAAGCAGGAACTGCAGCTATCAAAACAGTTGAGCTTGACGCGATTCTTGGAGGACGAGCAGTACAGCATAGGGAAATCCAAGGTCATGAATCAGACAAATTCTTGTCATACTTTAAACCGTGCATCATACCATTAGAAGGAGGTGTTGCATCTGGATTCAAGAAACCGGAGGAGGAAGTATTTGAAACGAGGTTGTATGTCTGCAACGGTAAACGAGTTGTTAGGATGAAGCAG GTCCCTTATGCTCGGTCATCGCTAAACCATGATGATGTGTTCCTTCTAGACACTGAAGACAAAATATATCAGTTTAATGGTGCAAACTCCAATATCCAGGAGAGGGCTAAAGCATTAGAAGTTACTCAGATATTGAAGGAGAAGTATCATGACGGGGTGTGTGACGTTGCAATTATTG ATGATGGAAATTTACAAGCTGAGTCAGATTCTGGATCATTTTGGGTTCTGTTTGGTGGCTTTGCTCCAATTAGCAAAAAGGTTGCTACCGATGATGATATCGTTCCTGAGAGAACTACTGCTCAACTTTATAG CATTACTGATGGCCAGGTCAATTCTTTGGATGGTGAACTTACAAAATCCATCTTGGAAAATGACAAATGCCATATTTTGGATTGTGGTTCCGAGGTTTTCATGTGGGTAGGCCGTCATACTCAGCTCGAGGAGAGGAAAAGTACCATTCAAACAGCAGAG GAATATCTTGCAAATCAAAATAGACCTAAGTCAACGCATATAATCCGGATTATTCAAGGCTATGAGACACATTCATTTAAGTCCAATTTTGACTCTTGGCCATCAGGATCAACACCTGCCCCTGAGGACGGACGAGGGAAAGTAGCAG CTTTGGTGAAGCAACAAGGTGCTGCTGTCAAAGCTGCTAGCAAAAGTACTTCTGTCAATGAGGAAGTCCCACCTTTGCTTGAAGAAGGTGGAAAGATAGAG GTTTGGCGTATCGATGGCAGTGCAAAGACTCTGATACCCAAAGAAGACATTGGTAAATTCTACAGTGGAGATTGCTACATAGTTCTCTACACATACCATTCTCATGAAAGGAAAGAAGATTATTACTTGTGTTGGTGGATTGGAAAGGATAGCATCGAG GAGGATCGAGAAATGGCTGCACAATTGGCTAGCACAATGTGCAATTCACTTAAAGGGAGACCTGTGCTG GGTCGGGTATACCAAGGGAAAGAACCACCACAATTTGTTGCAATATTCCAGCCCATGCTGGTCCTTAAG GGTGGATTAAGCTCTGGCTATAAAAATCATATTGCAGAAAATGGCTTGAATGATGAAACCTATGCTTCTGATACTGTTGGCCTTTTCAGGATATCTGGAACTTCTAGTCATAACAACAAAGCAGTTCAAGTCGATGTT GTGGCGACTTCACTGAACACTTACGAGTGTTTTCTTCTGCAATCTAGCTCTTCAGTATTCATTTGGCATGGAAAGCAAAGTACCCATGAGCAACAGCAGTTAGCAGCAAAGATTGTGGAATTCTTGAAG CCCGGAGTGACCGTTAAACACACTAAGGAAGGAACAGAAAGCTCAGCTTTCTGGCTTGGTATTGGAGAAAAACAAGATTATACCAGCAACAAATTAGCTCCTGAAGCCACCAGGGAACCTCACTTGTTTTCTTATTCTGTTAATAGAG GAAAATTCGAG GTTGAAGAAATCTACAACTTTTGTCAAGATGATTTGTTGACTGAGGACGTCATGGTTCTCGACACACATTCTGAAGTTTTCGTTTGGGTTGGTCAATCAACAGACTCCAAAGAAAAGCAAAGTGCTTTTGAAATTGGACAG AAATATGTAGAGCTGGCTGCATCTTTGGAAGGGTTATCCTCTGATGTTCCATTGTATAAAGTCACAGAAGGAAATGAACCATGCTTCTTTACAACATTTTTCTCATGGGATCCTGTAAAAGCTACT GCACACGGAAACTCATTCCAAAAGAAGGTTATGATACTCTTTGGATTTGGTCATGCTTCCGAG AATCATAAAACAAACCAAGATGGACCAACTCAAAGAGCCTCAGCATTAGCTGCATTAAACTCTGCATTTACTTCATCGTCTGCTGCGAAAGCTAGTTCTGTTCCAAAGCCTACAGGAGCAAGTCAAGGTTCACAAAGAGCAGCTGCAGTAGCTGCATTGTCTAATGTTCTTACAGAGGAAATGAAGCAGTCAAATTCGCGCGGATCTTCTCTCCAATCAAGTAGAAGTCCATCAGCTAGCCCAACTG CTAGAACAAAGCATGCTCGATTTAAAGAATCCGAAGAACGTTCAGAACATCAGGAGAACGAGGTAGCTGAGCATGCAGCAGAGACTAATGAAGAGGACTCGGACCTGAAACCACCAGACGAGGTGTTCAGTTATGAGCAGCTCAAGGCTAAGTCGGAAAATCCTGCTACTGGCATTGATACTAAACGAAGAGAG GCTTATCTTTCGGACGAGGAATTTGAATCTGTACTAGGAATGACGAAAGAAGCATTTTACAAGGTCCCAAAATGGAAGCAAGACGTGCACAAAAAGAAGGTTGATCTCTTTTAG